GCCCGAGGCGTCGTTGGTCTGCAGCAGCGTCGAAGCCATGCCGGTGATTTCGATCGGTTGCAGGCCATCGAAAGCGATCGTTGTCGATGCTAGCGACGGATCGCCGACTTGCAGCGAACCATCGGCTGGCAGCAGGGTGTCGAGAGCGTAGATCGCCGACTGAGTTCCGCTGCCGATCACGCTCAAGCGATCCAGTGGAGCTCCGCTGGGATCGCTCGCCGCCCCGCCGTGATAGCTGATGTTTGGGATCGATGAGGGGAGCGGGGCGGCGCTGAAATCGACGACCAACAGGTCTTGTCCCTCCCCCAAGGAGACATCGATCGAAGTGACACCCGCGAGCGACGCAACCGGTGCTCCCAGTTCGTCGACAATCTCCAGCGGGGAGCCCAACTCGGTAATCTGCAGTTCGCCGTCGGTGTTGGTATCGATCGTCACCGTTTCGTTGGCGGCGGCAGCATCGCTGGTGATGACCAATTCCCCCATCGCCGACAGCACGCCGCTGGCGTCCAAGACGATTCGTTTTTCGAGGCGTCCCACCGTTAAAGGGGCTGCGCGACGCAACCGCACCGGCAGCGGCGGCCGCGCGGCCCGAGGGCTTTGCGCTCGCATCAGCTGGCGTGCCCAAGCGTTCGCTTGGGACAACCTTCGGAGGACGTGTAGCAATCGCATCGACGAGATCTACCTGGTCAGCGGCCATTGGGATTAACGAACGCACGGGTATCCGGACCGTTCAGAATAACCGCTTATCGTAGTTGCCGCACGCTAACCGCAGATCGTTTTCCGCAGACAAACAGGCAACTTTCCCCACGTGTGAGGAGACCCGCAATCCGTTTCGACTTGGCTTTGCCGGTTGTATCAAACCTGTCGACGGTAACAGTAACGCTGGTGGCAAGGCGTGGGGATGTCGATGATCATCTAAAGCTGGTCCACCGATCCCTCGTTTTGTGGACCGTTTTCGTGGCATTCTCCAGCCTAGAGTAACGATGATGCGACCGCAGATTCCCACAATCGCAGCTTTGCTAGCAGTGTCTGTGACTCCTTTTTTCTGCCAGCACCAGGCCGTTGCGGCCGATCTTGACAGGGAGGATAGAGTCGCCCGCGTTTTCCAAGTTGAGATGATCCAACCGCCATCGTCGGAAAGCGACAGTGAGTCGGCGGCACCCGATCAGGGGAAGCCGTCGGCGAAGGGGAAATCCAAGTCGCCCAAGCGAGATCCGATTGCCGAGCGTTTAGCGAGCTTGATGAAGCCGTTGGACCGAATCAAGTTGGAACCGGTCAGCGACGGTTCAAAGGCCCCCAAAGACAAAGCGGCCGCACTGCTGTCGGGTGAAGTGACAGTGATTGAGGCGGACTTCCATCCATTTTCGCCTCTGAATCGGTATCCCATCTGCTCGTGCCACAATCCATTGTACTTTGAAGAACCCGATCTAGAACGCTGCGGCAATGGTTGTGGTATCGCGACCACCGCCGTTTCGGCGGTCCATTTCTTGGCCAACACGCTGACGCTGCCATATCAAATCGCAGCCGATCCGCCCTGCACGACAGAGTGTGCCGCCGGCGATTGCCGTTGCTGCCAAGAGATGTCGCGAATGCGTCCGTTTGAATGCAAGCTGCACGCGGCGACACTGCAGGGACTCGCCACAGCCGGTTTTGTTTTCCTGCTGCTCTAATCTGTGCGACCAAAACTTATCCGAGGGCCGATTCGCTGTTCGCGCCATCGGCAGTCGTCATGAGACGAAATCGATCTACCGGCACGGATCTCGGATCGTTTCGGGACATTCCAAGCCCCGAGTGGAGCGTCTAGAGGACATCATCGGGCAACGGTCGTAGCACCGAACCGTGGTAGAAAAACTGAAGAGCGATCGGCCGGCCAACGGCTGCTGCTGAGAACAGCCGCTGGATTGGGGGGACGGACCAATCGCGACCTGCAAGCTGCAGGTCGGCGGTCGCAGAAAGGGCTGCGACTTAGATATCGATCTCGATCTTTTCCGCGTTGGCTGCTTCCCGCAGCTTCGACAACGCGCGGGCTTCGATTTGACGAATCCGCTCCTTCGTCACGCCCAACTCCTCGCCGACCTCTTTCAAAGTCTGCGGTTCGTTGCGACGTCCCAGACCGAAGCGAGCGCTGATGATCCGTTGTTCGCGGTCGTCCAAGCGATTCAGGATTCGATTGACCTGACGTTGGCGACGTTGATGCGCCGATTCCTCGGCGATCGGATCTTTGCGTTCATCTTGAGCGGCCAGGAACGGTTCCTCACCGGTGGTGCGGAAGCGATCGCGGTGCTTGAATTCGTCCGGAATCGTGCGGGCGAAGTTCTTCATGATCGACCAACTGGCATAAGTACTGAACTTGTTGCCGCGGGCGTAATCGAACTTCTCGACCGCGCGGATCAATGACATGTTGCCATCGCTGACCAGACCAAAGAAGTCGTCGGTCGATCCAACGTGTCGTTTCGCGATCGAAACGACCAACCGCAAGTTCGATTGAACGATCTTATTTTTCGTCTGCACCGCTTGTTCGTAAAGGGCTTCGATTTCGTCCATCAGCGACGTTTTCGCGTTGCCAGGAGTCAGTTGCTCGCGGAGCTTGTTCGCTTTGTGCTTGAGGTAGTTCATCTTGCGGAACAGGTAATATTCCTGTTCGCGATCCAGTAGCGGCACGTCGTACAGGCTGGCCAAGTAAGGTGGCAGGCCTGCGGGTACGCGTAGCTTGCGCGGCGCCTTCTCCGGTTCGGGCATCGCGCCCAAGATCGCCGGTTCCAGGGCGGCGTTTTCGAAGTCCTCGTTGAACATATAGTCCAGCGGCAGTTCCATGATCCGAGCGGCACGCATGTCGACAAGGATTCGTTGGATGCTGCTGCGCGTGCGACCGTAGCGTTTGCACAACTGAGGGACCGTGGTGCCGCGACGGGCCAATTGGAAGATCGCCCGTTTGTCATCTTCGGTCAATGCACCGCGATGGTTCGGGAAGATCGCCAATTGGGGATTTTCGGCATCGTAGTTCTTCAGGGTGTAGCGGATCGTTTCAGCACTGCGGCTCATCCGCGCCGACAGGCGGCGAGTGACTTCCGACAGACTGGTGCCGCGAGTCGCCATCTGGCGAGCGCGTTCGATCATCTCGCCCTTCTCGTCTTCGCTCAGCTGGCTGAACCGCTCGCCGCGTTTGACGCGGTCCTTATTGCGAGCCACGAAGTGCTCGACACTGCTGTGCAGAAAGCCAACGCGTTTGCGACCCTCGAAGACAAATCGACGACTGACCAGACCCTGATCGCGCCAGCGGCTGATCGTCTTGGTCGAGACGTTAAACATCTTGCTCAGATCGTCGACGGTATGAACCGGTTCGGCTGCTTCATCGGCATTGATATCGGCGGCGTCGGAGACATCTTCGACGAACAGACGCAGGTCGTGCCGGATATCTTTGCCGTGGACCAAACGACGCGAGGGTTGCTCGGGGCGATAATCGGTGATGCGGAAACAGACGAGATCAAAGGGGTAATCCTTAGTTGTCTCGATTTCTGAAAGCAGTTTCTCTGCTCGCGCGGCTTGCTCCAGCTTTTTGCTGCGAGGAGCAAAACGCAGGTGGTCGCGCAGTTCTTTGACGGCTTGATCGCGATAGTCTTCGTGCATCACACTTATTCCCCGTATACCGACAGCGACGGCATCCCTACGACCCCGGCGGGTCGCTCCGTCATTGCTGCCTAAAATTAGGCCCGGGATTCGCCTCTTCCCGAGGCGGGTTAACGTGGACAACGACTTCCGGACTCCTTGTCCTTCCGTCGAGTCGTGTTACGAAAAGCAAAGCGTCTGAGTTCTGTTCAGATTCTGCTTTTAAAACAACGACTTCGTTGTCAACGTACATCGTTCAAACTCGATCAATCTTGGGCAATCGCCTGACAGATTGAATCCTATCATTAGTACGCGTGTTTCGCTGTGAAGCTCGTCACACATTACAAGACGCTTCGAGTTAAAGGTCCTTACTAGGAAATTAGAGGCCAAACCGTGCAAAAGCGTTCACAAATTACTGTCCAAATTCGACTAAGTGTCTGAAAACAAAGGACTTAAATTTTTCAGCTCGCTTCGGCTACCCACCTTTGGGGCTTTGTAACTTGTTCTTTTTCTGCTCGGGAGCTATGTAAAAACTGTCCAGTGGTATCAATTTGACACCAGTTTGTCGCAATTTGCACCAACGTTCTGCCAGTTTGGCCGCCTACGCTTCCTTTCGTCTCAATATTGTATCGAAGGGGCAACCGTCGCAATTGACGCGCCGGGGCCATTGAGTGTTTCAGATTGAGGTATCAGCCGGGACGTCCTAGCGTCCGGTTCTCTTGGACCACGCCGCGCTCGCGCGTGTCGGCTAATTTGCCTAAACACAAACACGGATGAGCCGTGATTCACGAGCCGATCGCCGTAAGGATCTTTAAGTAGGCAGGTTGGAGGAGCAGTTTATTCGTGGCGCAACGCTTCGA
Above is a genomic segment from Rosistilla ulvae containing:
- a CDS encoding sigma-70 family RNA polymerase sigma factor; amino-acid sequence: MHEDYRDQAVKELRDHLRFAPRSKKLEQAARAEKLLSEIETTKDYPFDLVCFRITDYRPEQPSRRLVHGKDIRHDLRLFVEDVSDAADINADEAAEPVHTVDDLSKMFNVSTKTISRWRDQGLVSRRFVFEGRKRVGFLHSSVEHFVARNKDRVKRGERFSQLSEDEKGEMIERARQMATRGTSLSEVTRRLSARMSRSAETIRYTLKNYDAENPQLAIFPNHRGALTEDDKRAIFQLARRGTTVPQLCKRYGRTRSSIQRILVDMRAARIMELPLDYMFNEDFENAALEPAILGAMPEPEKAPRKLRVPAGLPPYLASLYDVPLLDREQEYYLFRKMNYLKHKANKLREQLTPGNAKTSLMDEIEALYEQAVQTKNKIVQSNLRLVVSIAKRHVGSTDDFFGLVSDGNMSLIRAVEKFDYARGNKFSTYASWSIMKNFARTIPDEFKHRDRFRTTGEEPFLAAQDERKDPIAEESAHQRRQRQVNRILNRLDDREQRIISARFGLGRRNEPQTLKEVGEELGVTKERIRQIEARALSKLREAANAEKIEIDI